The Terriglobia bacterium genome contains a region encoding:
- a CDS encoding amino acid permease, whose amino-acid sequence MNPLNPPQLMRAITLPRATAMVVGIIIGASIFVQPSEITGRVPSVSGVFLVWLVSGTLTIFGALVCAELASIFTRSGGVYVYLSEAFSPAVGFLWGWAMFWSMHSGIIAAVSVVFARYAAYFLPLSAGDVKGVAIAAILLLSAVNYVGIKQGSLLQALFTAGKLAAIAFIIAFGFIRGAGLPAHFAAGDLSNLGSVSANSFLLAMIAGLFAFGGWHMVTYNSEETHDPRKIIPRALILGTVLVTVCYLALNAVYMYVLPLSTVASSTRIAADAANALVGFGGGAFMSALVVFSTFGAMSGIILCGPRVYYAMAQDGLLFRWLSAIHPRFHTPHKAILLQAVWSSVLVATGTYRTLFTRVVYTEWVFFGLMAIGLFVLRRRPGIRRGYGIWGYPVTPALFVISSFAIVVNQIVSSPIESLSGLSLVLLGLPAYCLQARFNRERRQASAIH is encoded by the coding sequence ATGAATCCTCTCAACCCACCCCAACTCATGCGCGCAATCACTCTTCCGCGGGCGACTGCGATGGTGGTCGGCATCATCATCGGTGCCTCGATTTTCGTCCAACCTTCGGAAATCACCGGACGAGTACCCTCCGTTAGCGGCGTATTTCTTGTGTGGTTGGTTTCGGGAACGCTCACGATCTTCGGCGCTCTCGTGTGCGCCGAACTGGCTTCGATCTTTACGCGTTCCGGCGGTGTCTATGTGTACCTGAGTGAAGCCTTTTCCCCCGCGGTCGGATTTCTCTGGGGTTGGGCCATGTTCTGGAGCATGCATTCGGGCATTATCGCTGCCGTGTCGGTCGTCTTCGCCCGCTATGCCGCCTATTTCCTGCCTCTGAGTGCCGGGGACGTCAAGGGGGTAGCCATCGCAGCCATCTTGCTGCTCTCGGCGGTCAACTATGTCGGAATCAAACAGGGGAGCCTCCTGCAGGCACTCTTCACGGCGGGCAAGCTGGCCGCCATTGCTTTCATCATCGCCTTCGGCTTTATCCGAGGTGCCGGCCTGCCCGCTCATTTCGCAGCCGGAGACCTCAGCAACCTCGGCAGCGTCTCCGCCAACAGCTTTCTGCTGGCTATGATCGCGGGGCTGTTTGCATTCGGCGGCTGGCACATGGTCACCTACAATTCCGAGGAGACCCACGATCCGCGGAAGATTATTCCGCGCGCTCTCATTCTCGGAACAGTTCTGGTGACGGTGTGCTATCTGGCACTGAACGCAGTATATATGTACGTGCTGCCGCTCTCCACGGTCGCATCATCGACCAGAATCGCGGCCGACGCCGCCAATGCCCTGGTCGGCTTCGGCGGCGGTGCCTTCATGTCCGCGTTGGTCGTGTTCTCCACATTCGGGGCGATGAGCGGCATCATACTTTGCGGCCCCCGCGTCTACTATGCCATGGCCCAGGATGGCCTGCTCTTTCGCTGGCTGAGCGCGATCCATCCGCGCTTTCACACGCCTCACAAGGCCATCCTGCTGCAAGCGGTATGGTCTTCTGTTCTCGTCGCCACCGGAACTTATCGGACGCTGTTCACCCGCGTTGTCTACACGGAGTGGGTTTTCTTCGGACTCATGGCCATCGGTTTGTTTGTGCTCCGGCGCAGGCCTGGGATCAGACGCGGCTACGGCATCTGGGGCTATCCGGTCACGCCGGCGCTTTTTGTGATTTCTTCTTTTGCCATAGTCGTCAACCAGATTGTATCCAGCCCGATCGAGAGCCTGTCCGGATTGTCTCTCGTGCTGCTGGGACTTCCCGCCTATTGCCTTCAGGCAAGATTCAACAGAGAAAGGAGACAGGCAAGTGCCATTCATTGA